A portion of the Lolium rigidum isolate FL_2022 chromosome 1, APGP_CSIRO_Lrig_0.1, whole genome shotgun sequence genome contains these proteins:
- the LOC124671897 gene encoding probable carboxylesterase 12: protein MAAPPGAEDEILFEYGPIFRQYKSGRVERYSFPPLPAGVDPATGVTSKDVVIDSANGLWARIFLPPGIHDGAKLPVVVYYHGGAYVLGSAADPMTHSYLTGLVAAANVLAVALEYRLAPEHPLPAAYDDSWEGLKWVASHATGVPGGGEPWLADHADLSRVFLAGGSAGGTIAHVMAVRAGEHPGGLGIGIRGALIVHPYFGGAADIGTEGTTGKAEKARADAFWRYLCPGTQGLDDPLSNPFSEAAGGSAARVAADRVLVCVAEEDGLRDRGVWYYENLKASGYGGEVELLESMGEGHVFYCMKPRCERAVEMQERVLAFLRK from the coding sequence ATGGCGGCACCACCGGGCGCCGAGGATGAGATCCTCTTCGAGTACGGCCCCATCTTCCGCCAGTACAAGAGCGGCCGCGTGGAGCGGTACAGCTTCCCGCCGCTCCCGGCCGGCGTCGACCCGGCCACGGGGGTCACCTCCAAGGACGTTGTCATCGACTCCGCCAACGGCCTCTGGGCCCGCATCTTTCTCCCGCCCGGCATCCACGACGGCGCCAAGCTCCCCGTCGTCGTCTACTACCACGGCGGCGCCTACGTCCTGGGCTCGGCCGCCGACCCGATGACGCACAGCTACCTCACGGGCCTCGTCGCGGCCGCCAACGTGCTCGCGGTGGCGCTGGAGTACCGCCTGGCGCCGGAGCACCCGCTCCCGGCGGCGTACGACGACTCGTGGGAGGGGCTCAAGTGGGTGGCCTCCCACGCCACGGGCGTCCCCGGCGGAGGCGAGCCGTGGCTGGCGGACCACGCCGACCTCTCCCGCGTGTTCCTGGCGGGCGGCAGCGCCGGGGGCACCATCGCGCACGTGATGGCGGTGCGCGCCGGGGAGCACCCGGGCGGGCTCGGGATCGGCATCAGGGGCGCGCTGATCGTGCACCCGTACTTCGGCGGCGCGGCGGACATCGGCACGGAGGGCACGACGGGGAAGGCGGAGAAGGCCCGGGCGGACGCGTTCTGGCGGTACCTGTGCCCGGGCACGCAGGGGCTGGACGACCCGCTGTCCAACCCCTTctcggaggcggccggcggcagcgcggcgcgcgtcgcggCGGACCGCGTGCTCGTCTGCGTCGCCGAGGAGGACGGCCTCCGGGACAGGGGCGTCTGGTACTACGAGAACCTCAAGGCCAGCGGCTACGGCGGCGAGGTGGAGCTGCTCGAGTCCATGGGCGAGGGGCACGTCTTCTACTGCATGAAGCCGCGCTGCGAGAGAGCGGTCGAGATGCAGGAGCGCGTCCTCGCCTTCCTCCGCAAGTGA
- the LOC124685253 gene encoding alternative NAD(P)H-ubiquinone oxidoreductase C1, chloroplastic/mitochondrial isoform X1 produces MSCRAAPWSRPSAVPRGRSFPASARLRNPFEGLNVWKNPILKNSWRIDDVPMMFGLPSGLFRCMASGSSGDGGFSRPQSTDETPMPLYSWPDKQRPRVCILGGGFGGLYTALRLESLVWPDNNKPQVLLVDQSDRFVFKPMLYELLSGEVDVWEIAPYFTELLKNTSVQFVKDSVKLLRPSDHFRREPGGSSTGGVVHLKSGTVIEYDWLVLALGAEAKIDAVPGSSEYALPFTTLEHALKVENELKMLERRRFGKSSPGIEVAIVGLGYSGVELAATISERLKNTGTVKAINFQTTICPNAPPGNRDAALKVLESQNIQLFLGYSVSSISEVYASEDSSSMVTDAKEAAGDDKKLLLELKPAQRGLQSQVLEADLVLWTVGSTSQILRLQPPDAPFVIPLNGRGQVETEETLQVKGHPRTFAIGDSAALRDPSGKFLPANAQVAFQQADFAGWNLWAAINDRPLLPFRFQNLGEMMTLGTNDAAITASFIEGLTLEGPVGHAARKLVYCLRMPTDEHRVKVGISWLAKGAVDSLASLQNAVGSSFLPPTSTTNPCPPSPAAMDPDSEITFDFPPYLCQYKSGRVFRPGSNATVPAGTDPLTGVISKDIHVGSARARVYLPPGVDAAAKLPVIVYFHGGGFVVGSPARPSTHAYLNDLVARAGAIGVSAYYRLAPEHMLPAAYEDGWAAVQWAASLGDGADPWLLDHADLSRVFFGGCSAGANLAHNMAIRAGADGALPKCVTVQGLLAVHPYFTGKEAVGAEAAFAADVRGFMDRTWRFVFPGSLGLDDPLVNPFVNDEARAAVAKIPCDRVLVTVAEDDVLLKERGLWYHRELKASGYAGELELFESKGVGHAFQFDNLHTPQGVELQERLVAFINK; encoded by the exons ATGAGCTGCCGCGCGGCTCCATGGAGCCGCCCGTCGGCCGTCCCCCGCGGTCGGTCCTTCCCCGCCTCGGCGCGCCTGCGCAACCCATTCG AGGGGTTGAATGTGTGGAAGAATCCCATCCTCAAAAACTCATGGAGAATTGATGATGTCCCGATGATGTTTGGACTGCCGTCTGGACTGTTCAGATGCATGGCTTCAGGTAGCTCTGGGGATGGTGGGTTTTCTCGTCCTCAATCAACCGATGAAACACCGATGCCACTGTACTCCTGGCCAGACAAGCAG AGACCACGGGTGTGCATTttgggtggtggatttggtgggttgTACACTGCTCTGAGATTAGAATCTCTCGTATGGCCTGATAATAACAAGCCTCAG GTATTGCTGGTTGATCAATCTGACAGATTTGTATTTAAGCCCATGCTGTATGAGCTCTTATCAGGAG AGGTGGATGTTTGGGAAATAGCTCCGTATTTTACGGAATTACTGAAGAACACTAGTGTCCAATTTGTCAAGGATAGCGTAAAGCTTCTACGTCCTTCTGATCACTTTAGAAGAGAGCCTGGAGGATCATCCACTGGTGGAGTTGTTCATCTGAAAAGTGGCACTGTTATTGAATATGATTG GCTCGTTCTAGCTTTAGGGGCTGAAGCTAAGATTGATGCTGTTCCAGGATCTTCTGAATATGCACTTCCTTTCACGACTTTGGAACATGCTTTG AAAGTGGAAAATGAATTGAAAATGTTAGAAAGGAGAAGGTTTGGTAAGAGTTCCCCAGGTATTGAGGTGGCTATTGTGGGGCTTGGTTACTCTGGTGTTGAGCTAGCTGCTACAATCTCTGAGAGGTTAAAGAACACTGGGACTGTCAAAGCAATCAATTTTCAGACAACCATATGTCCCAATGCACCACCAGGAAATCGTGATGCTGCTCTGAAG GTTCTTGAGTCTCAAAATATTCAACTTTTCTTGGGATACTCTGTGAGCAGCATCAGTGAGGTTTATGCATCTGAGGATTCAAGTAGCATGGTTACAGATGCAAAAGAAGCTGCTGGTGATGATAAGAAACTACTCTTGGAACTTAAACCTGCTCAAAGAGGCCTCCAGAGCCAGGTTTTGGAGGCTGATCTGGTATTATGGACAGTCGGTTCAACGTCTCAGATTCTTCGGTTGCAACCTCCTGATGCCCCATTTGTTATTCCTCTGAATGGCCGGGGGCAAGTAGAGACAGAGGAAACCCTTCAAGTGAAGGGCCACCCCAGAACATTTGCAATTGGTGATTCAGCGGCTCTAAGAGACCCATCAGGGAAATTTCTCCCAGCCAACGCGCAG GTTGCTTTTCAGCAAGCAGATTTCGCTGGATGGAATCTGTGGGCGGCAATCAATGACCGGCCCCTTTTGCCGTTCAG GTTCCAAAATCTTGGTGAGATGATGACACTCGGTACAAACGACGCAGCGATAACCGCAAGTTTCATCGAGGGCCTGACCTTGGAAGGGCCTGTAGGGCATGCCG CTAGGAAGCTCGTGTACTGCCTCAGGATGCCCACAGATGAGCACCGGGTGAAGGTTGGGATCAGCTGGTTGGCAAAGGGTGCTGTAGATTCGCTTGCTTCTCTGCAAAACGCA GTGGGCAGCTCATTTCTTCCTCCCACTTCCACCACCAACCCCTGCCCGCCGTCTCCTGCCGCCATGGATCCCGACTCCGAGATCACCTTCGACTTCCCTCCCTACCTCTGCCAGTACAAGAGCGGCCGCGTCTTCCGCCCCGGCAGCAACGCCACCGTCCCCGCCGGTACCGACCCGCTCACCGGCGTCATCTCCAAGGACATCCACGTCGGCTCCGCCCGCGCCCGCGTCTACCTCCCTCCGGGCGTCGACGCCGCCGCCAAGCTCCCCGTCATCGTCTACTTccacggcggcggcttcgtcgtCGGCTCGCCCGCCCGCCCCTCCACCCACGCCTACCTCAACGACCTCGTCGCCCGCGCCGGCGCCATCGGCGTCTCCGCCTACTACCGCCTCGCGCCGGAGCACATGCTCCCGGCGGCCTACGAGGACGGCTGGGCCGCCGTGCAGTGGGCGGCCTCCCTCGGGGACGGCGCCGACCCGTGGCTGCTCGACCACGCCGACCTCTCCCGCGTCTTCTTCGGCGGGTGCAGCGCCGGCGCCAACCTCGCGCACAACATGGCCATCCGCGCCGGCGCCGACGGCGCGCTGCCCAAGTGCGTCACCGTGCAAGGCCTCCTGGCCGTGCACCCGTACTTCACCGGGaaggaggccgtgggcgcggaggCGGCCTTCGCGGCCGACGTGCGCGGCTTCATGGACCGCACCTGGAGGTTCGTCTTCCCGGGCTCGCTGGGGCTGGACGACCCGCTCGTGAACCCGTTCGTCAACGACGAggcgcgcgccgccgtcgccaagaTCCCGTGCGACCGCGTGCTGGTGACCGTGGCCGAGGACGACGTCCTGCTCAAGGAGCGCGGCCTGTGGTACCACCGGGAGCTCAAGGCCAGCGGCTACGCCGGCGAGCTGGAGCTGTTCGAGTCCAAGGGCGTCGGCCATGCCTTCCAGTTCGACAACCTCCACACCCCGCAGGGCGTCGAGCTGCAGGAGCGCCTCGTGGCATTCATCAACAAATGA
- the LOC124685253 gene encoding uncharacterized protein LOC124685253 isoform X2 produces the protein MFQVYIVYRSFHMTSFFDCWTLIWLPEVDVWEIAPYFTELLKNTSVQFVKDSVKLLRPSDHFRREPGGSSTGGVVHLKSGTVIEYDWLVLALGAEAKIDAVPGSSEYALPFTTLEHALKVENELKMLERRRFGKSSPGIEVAIVGLGYSGVELAATISERLKNTGTVKAINFQTTICPNAPPGNRDAALKVLESQNIQLFLGYSVSSISEVYASEDSSSMVTDAKEAAGDDKKLLLELKPAQRGLQSQVLEADLVLWTVGSTSQILRLQPPDAPFVIPLNGRGQVETEETLQVKGHPRTFAIGDSAALRDPSGKFLPANAQVAFQQADFAGWNLWAAINDRPLLPFRFQNLGEMMTLGTNDAAITASFIEGLTLEGPVGHAARKLVYCLRMPTDEHRVKVGISWLAKGAVDSLASLQNAVGSSFLPPTSTTNPCPPSPAAMDPDSEITFDFPPYLCQYKSGRVFRPGSNATVPAGTDPLTGVISKDIHVGSARARVYLPPGVDAAAKLPVIVYFHGGGFVVGSPARPSTHAYLNDLVARAGAIGVSAYYRLAPEHMLPAAYEDGWAAVQWAASLGDGADPWLLDHADLSRVFFGGCSAGANLAHNMAIRAGADGALPKCVTVQGLLAVHPYFTGKEAVGAEAAFAADVRGFMDRTWRFVFPGSLGLDDPLVNPFVNDEARAAVAKIPCDRVLVTVAEDDVLLKERGLWYHRELKASGYAGELELFESKGVGHAFQFDNLHTPQGVELQERLVAFINK, from the exons ATGTTTCAG GTATATATCGTTTATAGGTCCTTTCACATGACTTCATTTTTTGACTGTTGGACTTTGATTTGGTTGCCAGAGGTGGATGTTTGGGAAATAGCTCCGTATTTTACGGAATTACTGAAGAACACTAGTGTCCAATTTGTCAAGGATAGCGTAAAGCTTCTACGTCCTTCTGATCACTTTAGAAGAGAGCCTGGAGGATCATCCACTGGTGGAGTTGTTCATCTGAAAAGTGGCACTGTTATTGAATATGATTG GCTCGTTCTAGCTTTAGGGGCTGAAGCTAAGATTGATGCTGTTCCAGGATCTTCTGAATATGCACTTCCTTTCACGACTTTGGAACATGCTTTG AAAGTGGAAAATGAATTGAAAATGTTAGAAAGGAGAAGGTTTGGTAAGAGTTCCCCAGGTATTGAGGTGGCTATTGTGGGGCTTGGTTACTCTGGTGTTGAGCTAGCTGCTACAATCTCTGAGAGGTTAAAGAACACTGGGACTGTCAAAGCAATCAATTTTCAGACAACCATATGTCCCAATGCACCACCAGGAAATCGTGATGCTGCTCTGAAG GTTCTTGAGTCTCAAAATATTCAACTTTTCTTGGGATACTCTGTGAGCAGCATCAGTGAGGTTTATGCATCTGAGGATTCAAGTAGCATGGTTACAGATGCAAAAGAAGCTGCTGGTGATGATAAGAAACTACTCTTGGAACTTAAACCTGCTCAAAGAGGCCTCCAGAGCCAGGTTTTGGAGGCTGATCTGGTATTATGGACAGTCGGTTCAACGTCTCAGATTCTTCGGTTGCAACCTCCTGATGCCCCATTTGTTATTCCTCTGAATGGCCGGGGGCAAGTAGAGACAGAGGAAACCCTTCAAGTGAAGGGCCACCCCAGAACATTTGCAATTGGTGATTCAGCGGCTCTAAGAGACCCATCAGGGAAATTTCTCCCAGCCAACGCGCAG GTTGCTTTTCAGCAAGCAGATTTCGCTGGATGGAATCTGTGGGCGGCAATCAATGACCGGCCCCTTTTGCCGTTCAG GTTCCAAAATCTTGGTGAGATGATGACACTCGGTACAAACGACGCAGCGATAACCGCAAGTTTCATCGAGGGCCTGACCTTGGAAGGGCCTGTAGGGCATGCCG CTAGGAAGCTCGTGTACTGCCTCAGGATGCCCACAGATGAGCACCGGGTGAAGGTTGGGATCAGCTGGTTGGCAAAGGGTGCTGTAGATTCGCTTGCTTCTCTGCAAAACGCA GTGGGCAGCTCATTTCTTCCTCCCACTTCCACCACCAACCCCTGCCCGCCGTCTCCTGCCGCCATGGATCCCGACTCCGAGATCACCTTCGACTTCCCTCCCTACCTCTGCCAGTACAAGAGCGGCCGCGTCTTCCGCCCCGGCAGCAACGCCACCGTCCCCGCCGGTACCGACCCGCTCACCGGCGTCATCTCCAAGGACATCCACGTCGGCTCCGCCCGCGCCCGCGTCTACCTCCCTCCGGGCGTCGACGCCGCCGCCAAGCTCCCCGTCATCGTCTACTTccacggcggcggcttcgtcgtCGGCTCGCCCGCCCGCCCCTCCACCCACGCCTACCTCAACGACCTCGTCGCCCGCGCCGGCGCCATCGGCGTCTCCGCCTACTACCGCCTCGCGCCGGAGCACATGCTCCCGGCGGCCTACGAGGACGGCTGGGCCGCCGTGCAGTGGGCGGCCTCCCTCGGGGACGGCGCCGACCCGTGGCTGCTCGACCACGCCGACCTCTCCCGCGTCTTCTTCGGCGGGTGCAGCGCCGGCGCCAACCTCGCGCACAACATGGCCATCCGCGCCGGCGCCGACGGCGCGCTGCCCAAGTGCGTCACCGTGCAAGGCCTCCTGGCCGTGCACCCGTACTTCACCGGGaaggaggccgtgggcgcggaggCGGCCTTCGCGGCCGACGTGCGCGGCTTCATGGACCGCACCTGGAGGTTCGTCTTCCCGGGCTCGCTGGGGCTGGACGACCCGCTCGTGAACCCGTTCGTCAACGACGAggcgcgcgccgccgtcgccaagaTCCCGTGCGACCGCGTGCTGGTGACCGTGGCCGAGGACGACGTCCTGCTCAAGGAGCGCGGCCTGTGGTACCACCGGGAGCTCAAGGCCAGCGGCTACGCCGGCGAGCTGGAGCTGTTCGAGTCCAAGGGCGTCGGCCATGCCTTCCAGTTCGACAACCTCCACACCCCGCAGGGCGTCGAGCTGCAGGAGCGCCTCGTGGCATTCATCAACAAATGA
- the LOC124685253 gene encoding uncharacterized protein LOC124685253 isoform X3 produces MIARLVLALGAEAKIDAVPGSSEYALPFTTLEHALKVENELKMLERRRFGKSSPGIEVAIVGLGYSGVELAATISERLKNTGTVKAINFQTTICPNAPPGNRDAALKVLESQNIQLFLGYSVSSISEVYASEDSSSMVTDAKEAAGDDKKLLLELKPAQRGLQSQVLEADLVLWTVGSTSQILRLQPPDAPFVIPLNGRGQVETEETLQVKGHPRTFAIGDSAALRDPSGKFLPANAQVAFQQADFAGWNLWAAINDRPLLPFRFQNLGEMMTLGTNDAAITASFIEGLTLEGPVGHAARKLVYCLRMPTDEHRVKVGISWLAKGAVDSLASLQNAVGSSFLPPTSTTNPCPPSPAAMDPDSEITFDFPPYLCQYKSGRVFRPGSNATVPAGTDPLTGVISKDIHVGSARARVYLPPGVDAAAKLPVIVYFHGGGFVVGSPARPSTHAYLNDLVARAGAIGVSAYYRLAPEHMLPAAYEDGWAAVQWAASLGDGADPWLLDHADLSRVFFGGCSAGANLAHNMAIRAGADGALPKCVTVQGLLAVHPYFTGKEAVGAEAAFAADVRGFMDRTWRFVFPGSLGLDDPLVNPFVNDEARAAVAKIPCDRVLVTVAEDDVLLKERGLWYHRELKASGYAGELELFESKGVGHAFQFDNLHTPQGVELQERLVAFINK; encoded by the exons ATGATTG CCAGGCTCGTTCTAGCTTTAGGGGCTGAAGCTAAGATTGATGCTGTTCCAGGATCTTCTGAATATGCACTTCCTTTCACGACTTTGGAACATGCTTTG AAAGTGGAAAATGAATTGAAAATGTTAGAAAGGAGAAGGTTTGGTAAGAGTTCCCCAGGTATTGAGGTGGCTATTGTGGGGCTTGGTTACTCTGGTGTTGAGCTAGCTGCTACAATCTCTGAGAGGTTAAAGAACACTGGGACTGTCAAAGCAATCAATTTTCAGACAACCATATGTCCCAATGCACCACCAGGAAATCGTGATGCTGCTCTGAAG GTTCTTGAGTCTCAAAATATTCAACTTTTCTTGGGATACTCTGTGAGCAGCATCAGTGAGGTTTATGCATCTGAGGATTCAAGTAGCATGGTTACAGATGCAAAAGAAGCTGCTGGTGATGATAAGAAACTACTCTTGGAACTTAAACCTGCTCAAAGAGGCCTCCAGAGCCAGGTTTTGGAGGCTGATCTGGTATTATGGACAGTCGGTTCAACGTCTCAGATTCTTCGGTTGCAACCTCCTGATGCCCCATTTGTTATTCCTCTGAATGGCCGGGGGCAAGTAGAGACAGAGGAAACCCTTCAAGTGAAGGGCCACCCCAGAACATTTGCAATTGGTGATTCAGCGGCTCTAAGAGACCCATCAGGGAAATTTCTCCCAGCCAACGCGCAG GTTGCTTTTCAGCAAGCAGATTTCGCTGGATGGAATCTGTGGGCGGCAATCAATGACCGGCCCCTTTTGCCGTTCAG GTTCCAAAATCTTGGTGAGATGATGACACTCGGTACAAACGACGCAGCGATAACCGCAAGTTTCATCGAGGGCCTGACCTTGGAAGGGCCTGTAGGGCATGCCG CTAGGAAGCTCGTGTACTGCCTCAGGATGCCCACAGATGAGCACCGGGTGAAGGTTGGGATCAGCTGGTTGGCAAAGGGTGCTGTAGATTCGCTTGCTTCTCTGCAAAACGCA GTGGGCAGCTCATTTCTTCCTCCCACTTCCACCACCAACCCCTGCCCGCCGTCTCCTGCCGCCATGGATCCCGACTCCGAGATCACCTTCGACTTCCCTCCCTACCTCTGCCAGTACAAGAGCGGCCGCGTCTTCCGCCCCGGCAGCAACGCCACCGTCCCCGCCGGTACCGACCCGCTCACCGGCGTCATCTCCAAGGACATCCACGTCGGCTCCGCCCGCGCCCGCGTCTACCTCCCTCCGGGCGTCGACGCCGCCGCCAAGCTCCCCGTCATCGTCTACTTccacggcggcggcttcgtcgtCGGCTCGCCCGCCCGCCCCTCCACCCACGCCTACCTCAACGACCTCGTCGCCCGCGCCGGCGCCATCGGCGTCTCCGCCTACTACCGCCTCGCGCCGGAGCACATGCTCCCGGCGGCCTACGAGGACGGCTGGGCCGCCGTGCAGTGGGCGGCCTCCCTCGGGGACGGCGCCGACCCGTGGCTGCTCGACCACGCCGACCTCTCCCGCGTCTTCTTCGGCGGGTGCAGCGCCGGCGCCAACCTCGCGCACAACATGGCCATCCGCGCCGGCGCCGACGGCGCGCTGCCCAAGTGCGTCACCGTGCAAGGCCTCCTGGCCGTGCACCCGTACTTCACCGGGaaggaggccgtgggcgcggaggCGGCCTTCGCGGCCGACGTGCGCGGCTTCATGGACCGCACCTGGAGGTTCGTCTTCCCGGGCTCGCTGGGGCTGGACGACCCGCTCGTGAACCCGTTCGTCAACGACGAggcgcgcgccgccgtcgccaagaTCCCGTGCGACCGCGTGCTGGTGACCGTGGCCGAGGACGACGTCCTGCTCAAGGAGCGCGGCCTGTGGTACCACCGGGAGCTCAAGGCCAGCGGCTACGCCGGCGAGCTGGAGCTGTTCGAGTCCAAGGGCGTCGGCCATGCCTTCCAGTTCGACAACCTCCACACCCCGCAGGGCGTCGAGCTGCAGGAGCGCCTCGTGGCATTCATCAACAAATGA
- the LOC124685255 gene encoding F-box protein PP2-B1-like, whose protein sequence is MRLDKATGTKCYTLSARALHIAWGDTPEYWKWINLDCDEVKSNKRFLEAAKLQGVWWLEIRAKINGMMLSQNLTYAAYMVFKLAADGFNLLGFPYQNASISVSGSNSMQKVCLQSYMEAGDDGVPQKHILKSSFLGYSHYDEVPLTDDIILPRKRADG, encoded by the exons ATGCGGCTAGACAAGGCTACGGGCACCAAGTGCTACACACTTTCAGCGAGAGCGCTGCATATTGCGTGGGGTGACACACCGGAGTACTGGAAATGGATCAACCTCGATTGTGATGAGGTGAAAAGTAACAAAAG GTTCTTGGAAGCAGCTAAACTCCAGGGGGTTTGGTGGTTGGAAATACGTGCCAAGATTAATGGCATGATGCTTTCGCAAAACTTGACATACGCCGCTTACATGGTGTTCAAGCTAGCAGCCGATGGATTCAACTTGTTGGGTTTCCCGTATCAGAACGCATCGATCAGCGTTTCTGGGAGCAATTCGATGCAAAAAGTTTGCCTCCAAAGCTACATGGAGGCTGGGGATGACGGAGTGCCTCAGAAACACATACTGAAGTCAAGCTTTTTAGGGTATAGTCATTATGATGAAGTACCTCTCACAGATGACATTATACTCCCACGGAAAAGGGCCGATGGCTAG